CTCGTGCCGTGGTACTACCTGTTCAGCAATCTGCGGATGGTCGGTGGCTACGGCGTCTTGATCCTGTCGCACATGTTCGTCGCGCTGCCGCTGATTCTGTACATCATGATGGGCTTCTTCGACGGCATGCCGACCGAATTGGAGGAGGCGGCTCAAGTCGACGGACTCACCCCGATCGGTGCGATGTGGCATATCACGCTGCCGATGAGCACGCCCGGGATCGCGACCGCATCGATCCTGTCGTTCATCTTCAGCTGGAACAACTTCATGTTCGCTCTGGTGCTGTCGGGAGCCGATACCAAGACCCTGCCGGTGGCGATCTTCGACTTCATCGGCTACGCCAGCATCGACTGGGGCGGGCTGATGGCGGCCGCCAGCGTGGTGACCCTGCCGATCATGGTCATCGCGTTGTTCTTCCAGAAGTATGTGGTCACCGGCCTGACCGCGGGTGCGGTCAAGGGCTGAGGCCGAGACGTTCCGGCCCCCGAGGTTCGGCCGATCACGGGTACTCGCTACCGGTGATCGGCCGGCCTCGGGGGCCGGGTGCAGTCAGGACTACAACGACTCAGGACTGCAGCGGGAGCTTCACCCAGCCGTGCTCGGCCTGCGAGCGGTAGATGGCGGTGAACAGTTCGACCGTGCGGCGGCCGTCGTCCAGCGTGATCAGCGGCTCGCGGTCCTCGCGGATCGCCGACAGGAAATCGGCCAGCTGCTCACGGTGGAAGTAGTACATCGAATCCACCGAATTGAAGAACTCCGAGTCCTCGGCCTGGAGTTCGGCAAGCCGATCCTCTTCACGGGCGATCGTCCACAGATCATTGACCGGCGGCTCGGTGATGCCCGACATGCCCGCGATGAACATCGCACCGCCATCGGTTTGAACCCCGACACTGGCGCCATTCGATCCGTGCACCCGGACATTGCCGAACAGTGCCGGATTCTGCGAGTTGCTCACCACGATGTTGCCGAGCGCCCCACTGCGGAACCGGATCAGTGCCATGGCGGTGTCGTCCACCTCGAGATCGGGATGGTTGAGCGTGTCCCAGCAGCCCACCACCTCGTCGACCTCACCCATGTACCACAGCAGCAGGTCGAGTTGGTGCGGCGCCTGATTGACCAGTACACCGCCGCCCTCACCGGCCCAGGTGCCGCGCCAGGGATCGGAGCGGTAGTAGCCCATGTCGCGCCAGCCCAGCATGTTGACCGTGCCGAGGATCGGATGACCCAGCTTGCCGGCATCGATGGCCTGCTTGATGCGCATGGCCGGATGATAGAAGCGCCGCTGGCAGATCGTCGTGCCGATCACGCGGGACTGCTGGGCGGCGGCGATGATCGCATCGCAGTCGGCCAGCGTCGATGCCAGCGGCTTCTCGATGGCGATATGCAAGCCGAGCCGTGCCGCCTCGACCGCGTAGCTCTCGTGGTTGGGGTGCGGCGTGCAGATGCTTACCGCCTGCGCACCGGTCCGGTCGACCAGTTCGGCCAGCGAGTCGAAGCCGGGCACACCGTACTCGGCGCCGAAGGCCGCGCCGCGTCCCGGCCTGGTGCCCACCGCTCCGACGAACTCGCTGCCGTCCAGCGACTGGTAGCACTTGGCGTGGAAATGCCCGACTTTGCCGCAACCCAGCACCGCGGTCTTGATTGTGTCGCTCATGCGACGACCTCCTCGACCTCGGGCAGCAGCACGATCTTGTTGAGGCCCGGCTCACGGTTGTAGACTCGGGTGATCCATTCATGCCCGGCCGACAACGGCACCGATTTCGAGATCAGCGCCTCGACATCCACCTTGCCGTCGGCAATCAGCTGCAGGCATTCGTTGTACTCACCGGCCGATGCGCAGGTACCGAAGAGGCTGATCTGGCGGGTTACCACCCACTGCAGCGGGAAGCCGATGTGCTGTGCGAGATTGCCGATCAGCACCACCGAGCCGTCCAGCTTCACCGAACGGACGGACAGGTCGACGGTCGCTTCGATACCTGTGGCATCGAAGGCGATGTCGACGCCCTTGCCGCCGGGGGTTGCCGCCAACAGGCGTGCCAACGCATCGGGCGCAGCCGAGTTGATGACGGCGTCCGCACCATTGTCCAAGGCCGTCGCCAGCTTGGCGTCGTCGATGTCGACAGCGATGATCGGTCCTGCGCCCATGGCCTTGACGACCTGCAGCGTGAGCAGGCCGATCGTCCCGACTCCCACGATCACCGCGCTCATACCCGGCTTCACCGGGGTGCGGGTGGCCGCGTGGTAGGCGATGGCCAGCGGCTCGACCATCGCGGCCTGCACATAGCTGACCTCGTCGGGCAGCCGGTAGCAGATGTAGGCCGGTACCACGAGATAGTCGGCGAAGGCTCCGTCTCTGCGGTAGTCGTCGCAGGAGACGCCGAGCACCTGACGGTTGGTGCACAGATTCACGTTGCCCGCCAGACAGGCATCGCACTGGTTGCAATAGACCGTGGAGTCGAAGGTGACCCGGTCACCGACCGACCAGCCCTCGACGCCAGGGCCGACCGCTTCGATCTGGCCGGACGCCTCGTGTCCCATGATGTCGGGCGGCTGCCGTCGTCCCGATGAGCCGTCCATGCCGTGCACGTCGCTGCCGCATACCGCGCAGGCCTTCACCTTGATGAGCACCTCGCCGGTGCCCGGTGTGGGGGTGGGCACATCGAGATAGTCGAACTTGTTGTACTCGGTGAGCACCAATGCTTTCATGCCTGCGCCTCCTGCGACGACGTGGATGCCGGACGACCGTCGTGCGGGTCTACGTCTGTCGACGAGGTCCATTCTTGCGCAGCTGGCGCAGCAACCATAGGGGGTGCCACTTTCGTAGATCGTGCAGCATGTCGTTGATCGTGCAGTATGGAGCCGGCCGATGGGTGCGGGCGATGCCGCTCGGTGGCCGCGCCCCCATCTGGGCAGCGTCCCCCACAGAACGCTCGCCGTTGAGCAGTTCGCTTCTGTTGGAACGCGAGCGAACTGACTTATGGCGAGCGTCTGGGATGGACGGCGAGCGTTTGGGATGGACGGCGGACGGCGAGCGTCCGAGCGGCGGTCAGAGATGGGCGACGAGCAACTCGGCCATCGTGACTGCGGTCGAACCCTCCAGATCGGCGACCTGCTTGCGGCAGGAGAAGCCATCGGCCAGCACCACGGCCTCCGGCCCGGCAGCCCGGATCGCGGGGAGCAGATCGTGTTCGGCCACCTTGACCGAAACCTCGTAGTGGCCGCGTTCGACACCGAAGTTGCCTGCCAGGCCGCAGCACCCACCGAGTGTGACAACCCGGGCGCCGGTTCGCCGGAGCAGCGCCGCGTCGGCTTCCCAGCCCAGTACGGACGCGTGGTGGCAGTGCGGCTGAGCAACGATCGTGTGCCCGGCCAGGCTCGGTGGCTGCCAGTCGTCCAACGACCCCAGAAGTTCGGCGAGGGTGTGAATCGAATCCGCCACCACCGGCACGCGCACATCGTCCGGCAGCAGCTCGGGGGCATCCGAACGCCACACGGCCATGCAGCTGGGCTCCATGCCGACAATCGGAATGCCCTGCTCGGCTATCGGAGCCAGCACATCCAGCGCATGGGTCAGCTGGCGGCGAGCGCCGTCCAACTGGCCGGTGGTGATCCAGGTCAGCCCGCAGCAGGCATCCTGCGTGATGACCCGCGGCGTGAATCCCACGCTGACCAGCAGATTCAGCAGCGCTACCAGCTGGCCTCCGGCGAAGGCGTCGGTGAACGAATCGACCCAGACCGCGACCGGCCCACGCTTACCCGCAACCTCGCCCAGTTCGTAGTCCTGCTGGCTGGCGGCACGACCGACCCGGAAACGCGGCATCGGACGCCGCTGATCGACACCGGCAGCCGCCCGAACCAGATTGCTCAGGCCAGGGGTCTGCAGCGCGAAATTGCCCAGCACGCCCAGCCGCAGCTTGGTGACCAGTCGTCCCCAGCGCGGCAGCCAGCCCAGCGCATAGTGCGAAACCGGACGCAGCTTGCGCCGGTGCTTCTCGTAGAGCACCCGCGACTTGTAGGCAGCCATGTCGATGCCGGTGGGGCAGTCGCGACGGCAGCCCTTGCAGGCCAGGCACAGCTCCAAGGCTTCGGCCACCTCGGGAGAGGCCCAGCCCCCGGTGATCAGTTGACCGTTCAGCATCTCCTGCAGGACGCGTGACCGCCCGCGGGTGGCGTCCTTCTCATCCCCGGTCGCCTGGAAGCTCGGGCACATCACCCCGCCGGCCTTGGTGGTGTTGGCGCGGCACTTGCCGACGCCGGTGCACTGATGCACCTCGAGGGTGAACTCCGGGTTCTTCATGGCCAGCGGCGAGCGGCGCAACTGCGGAATCCGGAGATTGGCGTTGAGCGGCTCGGGATCGACCAGCATGCCCGGGTTGAGCAGATTCTGGGGGTCGAAGATCTGCTTCACCTGCCCGAACAGTGACAGCGCAGCGGGGGAGTACATCAACGGCAGCAGTTCGCTGCGCGCCCGGCCGTCACCGTGCTCGCCCGACATCGAGCCGCCGTAACGCGCCGCCAGCTCGCCGGCGGCGAACATGAAGTCGTGCAACAGTTGGGTGCCGTTCTCGGTGTTCAGCGGGAAGTCGATTCGGCAATGGACGCAGCCCTCACCGAAATGCCCGTACGGCAGCCCGTGCAGCCCGAAGCGGATCAGCAACTCATCGAAGTCGCGCAGGTAGGCACCCAGCCGCGGGGCGGGCACTGCCGAGTCCTCCCAGCCCGCATGCGCCGGGGCGTCCAGGGCGACCGCGGCCAAGCCGGCCGCATCGGTGCGGATCGTCCACAGCCGGGCGGCCTCGGCGGCATCGGGCACTACCCAGCCCTCGATGGCACCGGACGCGTCCACCATGGCCTGGGCGCGCTGGGCGATCTCCGCGGCGTCATCGCCGACTAACTCGATGAACAGCCACGCCTCCCCGGCCGGCAGCGGCGGCACGGCGTGCGGCCCGATGCGCTCGGCGACCACATTCGACAGCCGCCGGTCCATACCCTCGCAGGCGGTCGGGCGGTACGGCAGGATACGCTCCATGGCGTCCGCACCGTCGGCCATGGTCGGGTAGCCAAGAGCCACCGTCGTCTTCAGCGGGGCATCGCGCACCAGGCGAACGGTGGCCCTGGTGATGATGCCCAGGGTGCCTTCGGTGCCGGCGAAGAAGCTCGCCACATCGAAATTCCGCTCGGGCAGCAGATGCTCCATGCTGTACCCCGACACCTGACGCGAGAAGGTCCCGAACTCGGTGCGGATGGTGGCCAGATTGTCCAGCACCAGCGCGCGCAGCTTGTCGAGAAGACTGCCGTGGGCGTCCGGACGAAGGGTCAGCAGCTCACCGGTGCCGGTGATGATCTCGAGCTCGACGATGTTGTCGGCACTGCGCCCGTATCCCAGCGCGCGGGGTCCGCAGGCGTTGTTTCCGATCATGCCGCCGACCGTGCAGCGGTTCGAGGTGGACGGGTCGGGGCCGTACCGCCAGCCGTGCGGATTGACCTCTTTTTGCAGCATGGCCTGCACGACGCCGGGTTCGATGACCGCGGTGCCGGCCTCGATGTCGACCGAGAGCACCTTGTTCAGGTACCGGGAGGTGTCGATCACCAGTCCGGGACCGACCGCATTGCCCGCGCAGGAGGTGCCGGCCCCGCGTCCGGTGATCGGCAACCCGACGGCCAGGCCGGCGCGCACCAGCTCGATCAGCTCGTCGGTGGTTCGCGGCGTCGCGACGACCTCGGGCACGACGCGGTAGAGCGAGGCATCCGTCGAATACAGTGCCCTCGCGAGCGTTGACTGGTCGAGGCAGGACGGATCACTGAGCTGAGCGCGCAGTTCGGCGACCTTGTCGAGTGTGGCGGCCGGCGCGCTCACTTCTTGGCCCCAGCAGCATCCAGCACAGCCTGCATGGCCCTGCCGAGCCCTTCCCAGTCGTCCTCGGCGATTGGGTCGATCAACACCCGCCGAACCGAAGCGACGTGATCGGGAGCCGCGGTCTTGAGCAGCTCGAAGCCCTTGTCGGTGAGTCGGGCGATGACCCCGCGGCGATCATGGGCGGCGGTCTCCCGCACGATCAGCCCCTCGGCCTCCATGCGGTTGACGGTATGTGTGAGTCGCGAGCGGGATTGGTTGGATCCCTCGGCCAGCTGCGACATGCGGATGGAGTGACCCGGTGATTCCGAGAGCACGACGAGCACCTCGTATTCATTGAGATCGAGATTGTGCGGGCGCAAGTCGGCATTGAGTTGCTCATTTATCCGCGCGCAGGCATTCAGCCAGTTGCGCCATATAACTTGCTGGGACGGCGTCAGCCAGCGGACTTCCTGCTCGGACATGGCGACTATCCTAACGGCGCAGTTGAAGAGTGAATCATGGGGGTGGCGATGCGCGGCGGGCTCATACCTTGCTGAGCGTTAGGATCAGATGCCAGCAGATGACCTTCCGCTGCCCGGGCCGGCAGCCAACGAGGAGCGTAATGAACGCCAACGCACAGCAAGTCGCCGACACGATTCTCGCGCAGTGTGCTTCTGACTACCCAACGATGTTCCGCGACAGGGTCGCCGCAGACCCGGCCAAGGTCGCTTTCACCGTGCCCGATGGCGACGGCTGGCGTGACGTCACATGGGGTGAGGTGCGCGGGGTCGTCGACCGTGCCGCTGCCGGGTTCCTCTCCTTGGGTCTGCAGTACGAGCAGCGGGTCGCCATAGCGTGTGCCACCCGGCTGGAGTGGATCGAGGCCGACCTGGCCGTCGCCTGCGCCGCTGCCGCGACCACGACGGTCTACCCGAATACCAATGTCGAGGACATGAGCCACATCGTCCGCGATTCGGGCTCGGTGATGATGGTGCTCGAGAACAACGCGCAACTCACCAAGGTGCACCAAGCCCCCGAACTGGACGCCCAGTTGCACCACATCATCCTCATCGATGACGACCGGCCGGCCGATGCCCATGCCGACGACCGGGTGATCGTCTGGCACGACCTGCTCGACCGGGGCGCGGCCTATCTGGCCGAACATCCCGCCTGCGTGGACGAGTCCATCGGCACCTTGGGCCCGGACTCGCTGTCCACCCTGATCTACACTT
The Brooklawnia propionicigenes DNA segment above includes these coding regions:
- a CDS encoding carbohydrate ABC transporter permease; the protein is MRVSSGYRVFRIVAIALLLFIMLMPLAWMVLSSFKTNVQIYDTATVFRFTPTMENYQKVFQQANFGKFMWNSFLVAALSTGISLVLGVPAAYSMSRFVMKRQAVVVLMARVIPGVSLLVPWYYLFSNLRMVGGYGVLILSHMFVALPLILYIMMGFFDGMPTELEEAAQVDGLTPIGAMWHITLPMSTPGIATASILSFIFSWNNFMFALVLSGADTKTLPVAIFDFIGYASIDWGGLMAAASVVTLPIMVIALFFQKYVVTGLTAGAVKG
- a CDS encoding Gfo/Idh/MocA family protein — its product is MSDTIKTAVLGCGKVGHFHAKCYQSLDGSEFVGAVGTRPGRGAAFGAEYGVPGFDSLAELVDRTGAQAVSICTPHPNHESYAVEAARLGLHIAIEKPLASTLADCDAIIAAAQQSRVIGTTICQRRFYHPAMRIKQAIDAGKLGHPILGTVNMLGWRDMGYYRSDPWRGTWAGEGGGVLVNQAPHQLDLLLWYMGEVDEVVGCWDTLNHPDLEVDDTAMALIRFRSGALGNIVVSNSQNPALFGNVRVHGSNGASVGVQTDGGAMFIAGMSGITEPPVNDLWTIAREEDRLAELQAEDSEFFNSVDSMYYFHREQLADFLSAIREDREPLITLDDGRRTVELFTAIYRSQAEHGWVKLPLQS
- a CDS encoding zinc-dependent alcohol dehydrogenase, with the translated sequence MKALVLTEYNKFDYLDVPTPTPGTGEVLIKVKACAVCGSDVHGMDGSSGRRQPPDIMGHEASGQIEAVGPGVEGWSVGDRVTFDSTVYCNQCDACLAGNVNLCTNRQVLGVSCDDYRRDGAFADYLVVPAYICYRLPDEVSYVQAAMVEPLAIAYHAATRTPVKPGMSAVIVGVGTIGLLTLQVVKAMGAGPIIAVDIDDAKLATALDNGADAVINSAAPDALARLLAATPGGKGVDIAFDATGIEATVDLSVRSVKLDGSVVLIGNLAQHIGFPLQWVVTRQISLFGTCASAGEYNECLQLIADGKVDVEALISKSVPLSAGHEWITRVYNREPGLNKIVLLPEVEEVVA
- a CDS encoding FAD-binding and (Fe-S)-binding domain-containing protein, whose protein sequence is MSAPAATLDKVAELRAQLSDPSCLDQSTLARALYSTDASLYRVVPEVVATPRTTDELIELVRAGLAVGLPITGRGAGTSCAGNAVGPGLVIDTSRYLNKVLSVDIEAGTAVIEPGVVQAMLQKEVNPHGWRYGPDPSTSNRCTVGGMIGNNACGPRALGYGRSADNIVELEIITGTGELLTLRPDAHGSLLDKLRALVLDNLATIRTEFGTFSRQVSGYSMEHLLPERNFDVASFFAGTEGTLGIITRATVRLVRDAPLKTTVALGYPTMADGADAMERILPYRPTACEGMDRRLSNVVAERIGPHAVPPLPAGEAWLFIELVGDDAAEIAQRAQAMVDASGAIEGWVVPDAAEAARLWTIRTDAAGLAAVALDAPAHAGWEDSAVPAPRLGAYLRDFDELLIRFGLHGLPYGHFGEGCVHCRIDFPLNTENGTQLLHDFMFAAGELAARYGGSMSGEHGDGRARSELLPLMYSPAALSLFGQVKQIFDPQNLLNPGMLVDPEPLNANLRIPQLRRSPLAMKNPEFTLEVHQCTGVGKCRANTTKAGGVMCPSFQATGDEKDATRGRSRVLQEMLNGQLITGGWASPEVAEALELCLACKGCRRDCPTGIDMAAYKSRVLYEKHRRKLRPVSHYALGWLPRWGRLVTKLRLGVLGNFALQTPGLSNLVRAAAGVDQRRPMPRFRVGRAASQQDYELGEVAGKRGPVAVWVDSFTDAFAGGQLVALLNLLVSVGFTPRVITQDACCGLTWITTGQLDGARRQLTHALDVLAPIAEQGIPIVGMEPSCMAVWRSDAPELLPDDVRVPVVADSIHTLAELLGSLDDWQPPSLAGHTIVAQPHCHHASVLGWEADAALLRRTGARVVTLGGCCGLAGNFGVERGHYEVSVKVAEHDLLPAIRAAGPEAVVLADGFSCRKQVADLEGSTAVTMAELLVAHL
- a CDS encoding MarR family winged helix-turn-helix transcriptional regulator — translated: MSEQEVRWLTPSQQVIWRNWLNACARINEQLNADLRPHNLDLNEYEVLVVLSESPGHSIRMSQLAEGSNQSRSRLTHTVNRMEAEGLIVRETAAHDRRGVIARLTDKGFELLKTAAPDHVASVRRVLIDPIAEDDWEGLGRAMQAVLDAAGAKK